From the Periophthalmus magnuspinnatus isolate fPerMag1 chromosome 1, fPerMag1.2.pri, whole genome shotgun sequence genome, one window contains:
- the sycp2l gene encoding synaptonemal complex protein 2-like: MLKVKILKYLEKGDSLGLLSMLQKEGLGHRTMTELHQLVTMELSSERFSRVQLVVQALDKLCQNSKDLQTLLTTGLISKVNIYYELQASITETLCRLTLKVDRPIRAKEWFIPELSSAFIAIRNPYFETDCRHFLNFLNSNQGDQRRVFTFPCLQAFLDSTQLSQPEDEDVGEFWIDFNLGSECVSFSLDNPNKEMCSLWQSIQVLRNQVNRYSLTEVSGVSVLDIDLIKPILLENLRGQRLEIRFKADLHGELSRVICRVFKRPSVPVPFMRTYRKKTPKKKLRVLPLSSPSSEEDSVVKSPERSRAKILFDQIQHSTPIYKCGVRWEEQTHGCSSTIVVLGGSVRKRPFPDSGYLSDHTRTSPKRVSPTETVRSPKPRDAKEKRVDVRVGLGEVSEPSAEEDGPELEKAQSRAKGTEALSEKVGSVSEGAGTVAEEERSVVDVTQSLAEEARPVREEVEFLADGARATTESHDDDKESVTEEEPVEGVESVIELEPAKFKLELSAEGASHFPDPVDLQVTNSAESLVSEQSEELRANTDIASLKSLFEQQLTSQWQQVEKQLVQFQSETCTHMSGLLSAFQQHRVVHSQMLQDTVWNWKALEDFHTISSGIMSFMKAENQRVMSFCQQQILRLKSSEMEGASEKRGSSPVQK, from the exons ATG CTCAAAGTGAAGATATTGAAATACCTGGAGAAGGGCGATAGCTTGGGGCTGCTCTCTATGCTCCAGAAGGAAGGCCTGGGACACAGGACCATGACCGAACTGCACCAGTTggtcaccatg GAACTGTCTTCAGAGCGCTTCTCCCGTGTCCAGTTGGTGGTCCAGGCCTTGGACAAACTGTGTCAGAATAGTAAAGATCTGCAGACTCTGCTCACAACGGGACTCATTTCCAAAGTAAATATAT ATTATGAGCTGCAGGCTTCCATCACAGAAACCCTGTGCCGACTCACACTCAAAGTtgaccgtccaatcagagccaAGGAGTGGTTCATCCCAGAGCTCAGCTCCGCCTTCATAGCCATCCGCAACCCCTACTTTGAGACA GACTGCAGGCACTTCCTGAATTTCCTGAACAGTAACCAGGGTGACCAGCGGAG GGTTTTCACATTTCCCTGCCTGCAGGCCTTCCTCGACTCCACACAG ttgagTCAGCCTGAAGACGAGGATGTGGGCGAGTTTTGGATCGACTTCAACTTGGGTTCAGAATGTGTCAGCTTCTCTCTGGACAATCCCaacaaagaaatg TGTTCTCTTTGGCAATCCATCCAAGTGCTGAGAAATCAAGTCAACCGCTACAGCCTTACAG aGGTGAGTGGAGTGTCAGTGCTGGACATAGACCTCATAAAGCCCATACTGCTGGAGAACTTGAGAGGCCAGAGATTGGAGATCAGGTTTAAAGCGGACCTCCACGGGGAACTTAGTCGCGTTATTTGTCGAGTCTTCAAG AGGCCTTCGGTGCCAGTGCCCTTTATGCGTACATACcgcaaaaaaactccaaaaaagaaACTCAGAG TCTTACCGCTGTCCTCTCCCAGCAGTGAGGAAGACTCTGTGGTCAAG tcCCCAGAAAGAAGTCGAGCAAAAATCTTGTTTGATCAGATCCAGCATTCCACTCCAATCTACAAGTGTG GTGTGCGCTGGGAGGAGCAGACACATGGCTGCAGCTCCACAATAGTG GTACTGGGTGGCAGCGTCCGAAAAAGGCCTTTCCCAGACTCTG gtTACTTATCAGACCACACAAGGACCAGTCCCAAGAGAGTGTCCCCTACTGAGACTGTGAGGTCTCCTAAGCCAAGAGATGCTAAAGAGAAGCGTGTGGATGTGAGGGTGGGGCTTGGAGAAGTGTCAGAACCTTCGGCAGAGGAGGATGGGCCAGAGTTGGAGAAAGCACAGTCTAGGGCAAAGGGGACAGAAGCTCTGTCAGAAAAGGTGGGGTCTGTGAGTGAAGGTGCAGGGACTGTAGCCGAAGAGGAGCGGTCTGTAGTGGATGTGACCCAGTCTTTGGCAGAAGAAGCCAGGCCTGTTAGAGAAGAGGTGGAGTTTCTAGCGGATGGGGCGAGAGCTACAACAGAGTCTCATGACGATGATAAGGAGTCTGTTACAGAGGAGGAGCCTGTAGAAGGTGTGGAGTCTGTGATAGAGCTGGAACCTGCCAAATTTAAATTgg AGTTGTCTGCTGAAGGGGCGTCGCACTTTCCAGACCCGGTGGATCTACAGGTGACTAACAGCGCGGAGTCTTTAGTCTCTGAGCAATCAGAGGAGCTGAGAGCAAACACTGACATAGCCAGCCTTAAAAGTCTATTTGAGCAGCAGCTAACT AGCCAGTGGCAGCAGGTTGAAAAGCAACTGGTTCAATTTCAGAGTGAAACCTGCACACACATGTCGGGGCTACTGTCAGCTTTTCAGCAGCACAG GGTTGTACATTCGCAAATGCTTCAGGACACGGTTTGGAACTGGAAAGCACTGGAGGACTTTCACACTATCAGCTCTGGCATCATG AGTTTCATGAAGGCTGAAAATCAAAGAGTGATGTCCTTTTGTCAACAGCAAATCCTCAG